Part of the Niallia alba genome is shown below.
ACAATGTAAAAAGTTATCTTATTACAAAAAGCTCCTCTAATTCAACTGCTCATAGCATTGCTGGAAAAGGGTACGGTCACGGAGTTGGCTTGAGCCAATATGGTGCAAATAATCGTGCTAAGGCAGGACAAAAATACAATGAAATTCTAGCATTCTATTATCCTGGAGCTAAACTAGTTACTGAATATACACAGACTGATATTTCTGCTCCCGTTATAAAAGATATAAAAGCTTCGTTCGTTAACTCGAATGATAATGTGAGAATATCATTCAATATCAATAAAGCAGCAACTGTCATAGTAAGAATTAAAGACAGCACTGGTAAAATCGTATCAACACTTTTGAATAACAAATCTTTAAACGCAGGTAGCTACTCCTACACTGCTGATGCTTCAAGTTGGAGCAACGGAAGCTATACAACAGAAGTTATAGCAACAAACAGTAATAATCAAACAACTTCAAGTAGTGCCATTGTTCAAGTATCAAAAGTAGAAGCACCAACTATTAGTTCAATCAGCACTAAATATGATTCAGATCCAAACAGAATAGTTGTTTCCTTTAAAGGAAACCAACCAACAAAAACAACTGTAATAATAAAAGATAACAACAATAAAGTTATCAAAACATTAGCAAGCAATCAATCAATCGCTGTTGGAACAACTTCGTATAATTGGGATGTATCAAATGTCAACAACGGAAACTATACTCTAGAAATTACATCTGTTAATAGTGTTGGCAAATCAAGTTCTGCTAAACAAAATTTCACTTTAAAAAAAGCAGAAATAGTAGCTCCTTCTATTAAAGATATAAAAACAAGCTATACCGCAAGTAACAACCAGGTAAAAGTTAGTTTCCATGTTGATCAAACAGCAAAAACAACTGTCGAATTGAAAGATAGCAACAATAAAGTAATTAAAACGCTAGCTAGTGATGAATCAAAGGCTGCTGGTACGAGAACGTATAACTGGGATGTTAGCAAAGTTAATAATGGAACCTATACTGTTGCAATAACTTCAACTAATAATAGTGGACAGAAAAAGACAGCTACTCAAAAATTCACTTTACAAAAGCCAACTGCTCCTACTATAAAAGACATAAAGACAAACTATACAGCAAGTAACAACCAGATGAAAATTAGTTTCAATGTTAATCAAACGACCAAAACTACTGTGCAAATTAAAGACAACAAAAATAAAGTCATCAAAACATTAGCAAACAATCAATCAATTGCCACTGGTACGAGAACTTATAACTGGGATGTTAGTAAAGTTAATAATGGAACCTATACTGTTTCAGTCACTTCTACTAATACTAGTGGGCAGAAAAAAACGGCTAATCAAAAATTCACTTTAAAAAAAGCAATTGCTCCCACCATTAAAGAGATGAAAACGAGCTATGATACATCTGGCAATAAAATCAAAGTTAGCTTCCATGTTAACCAAGCTTCGACAACAACTGTAAAAATCGTAAATGGTAAAAACAAAGTCGTCAAAACCCTTGCTTCTAATAAGTCCATAAAAGCAGGAATTCATTCTTATACATGGAATGTTGGCAATGCAAGTGATGGAAGCTATACGGTATCTATTGAATCTGTAAATGGCAGTAAGCTAAAAAAAACAGCTACTAAAAAGTTTACGTTATATAAAGTAAAGACAGGGACTGTTAAGGCAACAAATCTAAATATTAGACAAAAGCCGAATGCGTCATCCAAAAAAGTCGGTTCAATACCTAATAACAAGAAAATAACAATTTTTGAAAAAAGCGGAGCTTGGTATAAAATTAAATATGGTAAAGTTACTGGCTATGTTTCAGTACAATACGTAAAGAATGTGAAATAATAAATAAGAAGTAAGGCAAATCTAGCCTTACTTCTTTCCTTTCTATTTACTACATAAAAAACAAAAGACCCTCCTTCATTCTTGAAGGGGGTCTTTTACTATCGATTTTTATCAGTAGAATATCTTATATCATTAATAAATTTTAAAATAGGTTTATAGTTCTTTCCAACTAAACCTATCTTTTCAACAATTAATTCAATTACTAATAATACAGTAACTATTAGGAGTATTGCTCCCCATACTTTTGCCATTGAAAAAATCACCGCAACTAGTCCAAAAAAAGATGCCATTGCATAAATTATAATAACCGTTTGACGATGTGTAAAACCAACATTTAACAAGCAGTGATGTAAATGCGACTTATCTGGAGCCATCAATGGCTGCTTATTAACTAATCGACGAATAATAGCAAAAAATGTATCTGAAATAGGAACTCCTAGAATAATTACTGGAATAATAAAAGAGATTAACGTAACATTTTTAAATCCTAATAGAGACATTACCGCAATAATATAGCCAAGAAATAATGCTCCCGTATCTCCAAGAAAAATCTTTGCAGGATAAAAATTGAAAAATAAAAACCCAAGTGTACTTGCTAAAACAATGGAAGATATAGCAATTACATATCCATTCCCCATAATCATTGCCATACCAGTGATCGTAAATAAAGCAATACAGGAAACACCTGAGGCAAGCCCATCTAATCCATCAATTAAATTAATTGCATTCGTTATGCCGACAATCCAAAGAACGGTTATCGGTATATCCAAGAATCCAAATTCCAATTGTCCTCCGAATGGCAAGTTAATAAATTCAACTTGTACGCCACCCCAAACAACAACAATTATAGCCGCGATTGTTTGAGCAAGAAACTTAATCTTTGCAGAAAGATTATAAATATCATCCAATACTCCCGTTAACACTATAATGACACTACCAATCAATATTGGATAATGGTAAGCTTTATCCGGATTAACTACTAATGCACCGATCACAAAACTAATGTATATAGCTAAACCGCCCATACGAGGCATAATTTTTTGATGTACTTTTCTTTGTTCTGGTTTATCCATTGCTCCAACTTTAAATGCAAGCTTTTTTACTAATGGAGTAAGTAAGATAGAAGCAATGAAACATACCACAAGCATTATATAAATCATGCAAATCCTCCCTAATGCCTTAATTAACGTACTTCATAGGCATCTATTCTTGCATATAATCGAAGTTTATTATAACACAATACCCACTGGCATGTTTATATTAATTTCATCATTATTTTACATTTATATTACATTTTTTATAAACTAAATTTAAATAACTGCTTATTATTATATATGACGTATTTCATTTTAGAAAGTTTCATCTTAAATTTTTTTATTAATTGAATCAATTTCATAAATTAAATCCTTAGAGCCACAAGCTATCAAATGTACGAAAAAAGGAGTACCTCCCCAAAATGTCGAAATAAGTAAGCACCACACAAACTTATAAGACTGGAGGAAGACTCCCTATGACTATTATACGACAAGGAAGCCTATTTGACCTACAAGAATTATATAATTTAGAACCTACCCAACGTTTTGAAGCTATTTTTTCTTCTATTGATATAGACCCAATCTTCGCTGTGGTAACGAAGAAATCACGTTTTGGAAGACCCGTTAAGTTGAACTATGCAGCGATGATTTATTCACTCGTTGCTAGAATCACAGAGCGTATTTCATTTATTAAAGATTTAGTGAAAAGATTACAGAATGACATGATTTTTCGCCTTGATTGTGGCTTTTTAGTGTCAGATACTATTCCGTCAGAAGCAGCTTATTCCAGAATGGTCACAATCCTCAGTGAATCGAATGTACTTGAAAAAGTCCAAGGAACCTTGCTTCATCAAGCGATTTCAGAAGGTTTTATTTCCGATGACACAGTAGCCATTGACGCTACACACTTTCTCGCAAAAGATGGAGCACCACCAAAGGAAGAACAACCGAAAAGTGAACCGAAAAAGCGTGGGCGTAAATCAAAAGAAGAATATGAAAAATGGCTCATTGAAAAGGCGGAACTGGAAGCCAATCTGCCTCTTTTTGATAAAAAAATCGAAGATCAGTTAGACATTCCTTTAGCCGACCTTCGAGCTGAAATTCCTCAAGATCCACAGTGGGGTGTGAAAAAAAACAGTGAAGGAAAAAACGTTTTTTGGTATGGATTTAAAGCTCATTTGGCTGTTGGAACATCCAGTCAATATATTCTTCAATCCCTTCTTTCTTCGGCCAACTTGAATGACGGAAAGGCTGCGATTCCTTTATTAAAAGGAATTCATGAACGAATATCGCTTTCTTCTTTACTCTATGAAACAATGGACGCTGGTTACGATTTTGAAGCCGTTTATACGCAAATACATCGAATGGGTCATCGAGCTGTGATTGCTTATAATAAACGCAATGAACCAGAACCAATTGGTTTTGATAAGCATTTCGCTCCTACTTGTGTCCGTGAACATTCCTATCGCTATGATAGCTTTGAAGTAAAATATGAAACACTAAAATACACACGTCCAAACGAATGTAAAGACTGTCCACTAGCCAATGATGCTCTATGTCAAAAGGTGTATAAAGTAAAAATCACTACAGATTTAAGAAAATTTACAGCGCCAGCACGTGGATCTCAAACATGGAAAAAAATCTTCAAAAGACGCACGGCGGTAGAACGTGTGAATGCTTATCTTAAGGGATATTTCCAATTAAACAATGTTCGTTATCGTACAGGAAAAAAGGCTAAAGTCCATTTTGACCTCGTTACGTTAGTTTATAATGCTTCAAAATTAGCTGCAGACCGTCTTAATCAAATGTTAAATCAACAACAAGTTGCTTAATCAAAGTAAAAAAATTAAAAGGAATTAAATTCTGCAAGTTTTTGATTTTTTAAAAGTTGGACTTATGAAATTGACTCAATTACCTAAAATTAAACTCAATTCTAAATTTTTTATAATGAAGAGTTTTTAGATTATTGTTTTGAAATGTTTAATATTTTTTTCAACTATTGCTTTAAAACGTTCTAAGTTAGTTCATACTATTAAAAATAAAAAACAATATAAAATGAGGGATAGAAATGAAAATCTGGACGTTCAACAGAACAAACCTTGAAAATTTACAGCACTATAATAGCAAACTATTCTACAGCGATGATGAAGAAGGCGAAGAATTATTAGATATACCCTCAAAAATAGCAATAAATGAGCAAGATTAAACATACTCATTTAGCAAATACTTCCTAACAAAAAGATCTATATAAAGTGGTAAATTCACCTCGTATAGATCTTTTTTTGATTAGGAGATAGACAGATATTATCCTAATTATTATGAATTAATTGCTCTTATCCATCTCTCTTCATACTTTTGATAATTAAAACGTTCATTTACTTCTAGTGCGTTCTTGGACAATTGATTTCTAGTATCGTCATCAGACAAAATCTTTACTACTTTTTCAGCTAACTTCTTTTTATTTCTACATGGTACTAAAAACCCATCTATTCCATCTCGAATAATATCACTTGGTCCATATTTACAATTATACGAAACAACCGGAGTTCCTACCGCCATGCTTTCTGTAATAACCATTCCAAAACCTTCATAATCAGATGTCAAAATAGAACAGGATGCGGACTGATAAACTGCAGATGCTGCATTCGTAAACTCTTGTAACATTATATTTTTCTTTAAATTCAATTCTTCTATTAACGCTTCTAACTTTACTTTTTGGGGACCAAATCCATAAATATGCAATTGAGCATCTGGTATCTTTTTTACAACATATTTGAATGCTTTAATTGCTTCATCAATTCTCTTCTGAGATTCAAATCTTGCTAAATAGACTACTAATTTTGGATTATATTTCTCCACTGTAGCAACCTTCATTTCAGGCACAGCATGGGGAATCACATCAAATGTAGGGAGATTCCCCACTAATGTTCCAATGTCTTTCTTTTGATCATTCGTTAAAAAAATGACCTTATCATATTCATGAATTCTATTGAGAAAGGATTTCCATGTTTGCTTAGTATCCGCTCTAGTATTGTATGGCCAGGAATAATGATTGTTATGTAGAACAGCAACTCTTTTTATATTCTCTACCTTTAAATCAAGAACGAGACCATCAGAAAAACGTGAATCAGAGAAAGCAACCGGATTCTCAATATCTTCTAACTTTTCCTGCACCCAAAAAGTAAATAATTTATATAGTGATTTAAATTCGTGGCAAGTTGGTTCATACAAGAGAGAACGTCCTTCTTTTTTAGTATAGTCATCTATCCAAACAGTCATATAGCACTTCCCATTTTTAGCATAATAACTTTTTAGTCTTGGACTATTATTTATTGGGTCCATGAATTGTGAGCACACCAAATAGCCATTTTTATCATACTCATCTCTGCGAGTTCGATTCCGACTTTCACTCATATAATCAACAAATACTAACCTTCCCTCTTTATCGAATCTTTTATATTTTATATAAACACCATTTTTATAGTAACGATAAGAAGGCAATTCATTTCCCTTATCAATAAACTCATATAAGCCCTCTTCTTTGATTATATTGTTTTTAGGTTCTTTTATATCTACTTTATTATCGCCTACCTTTTTTGATAAATCATGGAAACAATTAAACACCTGTACACGCTTATCTAATCGACCTGTACTATATAATTCCTGTAGAATATCTTCAAAATCTGGTTGGAAGCTTAAAGTAAGAATATAAACTTGATTATAGTATTTTATTAATGTATTCGCTCTTGTAAGAATCGCTTTAGTGAGTCCACCTCTTACTATATTTAGTGATTTAAATATAAATACTGGAGTATAATTTACTTCCATTACTTTCTCCCTTTCTTTCGCTATATTTACTATTTCATTGTTGACTGAAACATACGTAGATAAACATACAGAAAATCTATTGTTCTAATAAGTTAGTCAAGTCTTCTAGATAGAATGGATTAAATAACTTGGTCAGTGATATTTAGACTTAGTATGCAACTAGATATAAATTTTTTTAATCAAAGGTGTGTAACAAGTAGCCCCTTCAATATTTTTGTAATTTTCATAATATTCTATCTCACTAACGAGAAAAATGTAGGTATTACTCAGAAACACTATCTGCTTGAATATCGTAACAATAGTCAAAAGGGACAGTTAATTTCCATAGGAATAGAAGAATTTAAATTAAGCTGATAAAACTCATTTAGAAGAAACAAAAGCATGATCTTCCTTATAGAATTTATATAGTGGTTATCTATAATATCCAAAGATACCAGTTAAACGTACAAACCTAATTTAGTTTTCCATAAAAAGGGGTACAACAATGTTTAAAAATTTTATCATCAATACTACTTATGTAATTTAGAGTTAGTTGTAGATATAATTTAAAATAACAAAAAAAGCTAGATGTGATTGAGGTCTCCAAAAAATCGTTAAGGTTTCCTATACACATCTAGCTAATATATTATTTAACTTTCAAACCCTTTTTCTCTAAAAGCTTGCTTTTCCTCAGGGGACATTTTATTATATGTCTTTAAAAACTCCTCATAAGAGGATAAAACCTCATTTATACTTCCAATCATCTTAACTTGTCCATGCTCAATCCAGATTCCTTTTTGACAAAATTGCTTCATCTGTCCAATAGAATGACTTACAAAGAACATCGTCTTACCACGCTCTTTAAACTCTTCCATTTTCGCTAAACATTTATCTGCAAACGCCTTGTCTCCTACTGACAATGCCTCATCTATAATAAGAACATCAGGATCTGTATGAACAGAAATACCAAACCCAAGTCTTGATTTCATTCCACTTGAATATGATTTTACTGGCTGATCAATAAATTTTCCTAATTCGGAGAACTCAATAATCTTTGGTTCAAGCACTTTTATCTGGTCTTTAGTAAAGCCAAGCATCAAACACTTTAGCTCAATATTTTCACGACCCGTTAATTCATTATTGACACCCGCTGCTACAGCTATAAGAGATGCTTGTCCGTCAATTAAAACCTCACCAGATGTAGGCGGAACAATTCCTGCAATAATATTAGATAAAGTAGATTTACCGGATCCATTTACTCCAACAAATCCTATAACATCGCCATGGTCTGCTTCAAAACTAACGTTTCTTAAAGCATAAAATGGTTCTCCATAATCTTTAGGAAAAAATACATCCTTTAGTTTTTCCGATTTATTATTATATAACTTATATCTTTTTGTTAAATTTTTCACTACAACAGATTTTTCCATCTAACCACTTCCAATTATAAAAAGTCAATAAAGTGTCTTCTGAAACGCACATGCATATAAGATCCTATAGTCAATAATAGGAAAACTACAGCCCAAAAGTATATCGTTATAGCTGGATGTTCTATAATAAACCAACCTTGTCCTAATAGGGCATATCGATATCCTTCTATTAAATAATAGACTGGATTTAATTTCATGATAAATTTAAATGTATCACCTAAATTATGCACTGGCCACAATATAGGAGTTACATACAACAGAACTCTCATTAGGGATTGTAACAGCATTTGAAAGTCACGAACTATAGTAGCTATAGTCGATGTAATAAGTGATAATGAAAATAAAAAGATAATGGCTGCAAATAAGAAGTACGGTAACTGAATATAATATATAGATATTGGATAACCAATAAATTGAAAAATTATAATAACAGCAACCATTAATAAGAGCTGCGGATATAATAAGGACAGCATGACATAAGACGGAATGGCACTTAACGGAAAAT
Proteins encoded:
- a CDS encoding SpoIID/LytB domain-containing protein, producing MLKKLLSMLLSFVLLISILPIFEHNAYASVNEPQVHVKLKNYLGNKTQVTLKPSGTYKTIDGKVSLNSNTEYILKLEQSQLKLYQGSKSIYQSTSFTLASSDSDSSLSINNRSYKGSFEFIMETISGKNYIRPINTVGMEDYLKGVVPREMPALWDLEALKAQAVAARTYSWNYGGQTITDTINHQVYGGLTDSHPNSNKAVDSTTGQVLKYNGKLISAVFSASNGGVMEAAKNVWGYEYGYLKNELDPYDTSFNWDFSLQKTQIDMKDKDLVKPDTWWKNASEKDSKIISLIKTWLNNNGYKDKDIKIVSIPTLSFNNPSSTKRVTTGSITVQFYVKDIKDKDGKLILQEVKQTNVAASRVRAMIGIDNVKSYLITKSSSNSTAHSIAGKGYGHGVGLSQYGANNRAKAGQKYNEILAFYYPGAKLVTEYTQTDISAPVIKDIKASFVNSNDNVRISFNINKAATVIVRIKDSTGKIVSTLLNNKSLNAGSYSYTADASSWSNGSYTTEVIATNSNNQTTSSSAIVQVSKVEAPTISSISTKYDSDPNRIVVSFKGNQPTKTTVIIKDNNNKVIKTLASNQSIAVGTTSYNWDVSNVNNGNYTLEITSVNSVGKSSSAKQNFTLKKAEIVAPSIKDIKTSYTASNNQVKVSFHVDQTAKTTVELKDSNNKVIKTLASDESKAAGTRTYNWDVSKVNNGTYTVAITSTNNSGQKKTATQKFTLQKPTAPTIKDIKTNYTASNNQMKISFNVNQTTKTTVQIKDNKNKVIKTLANNQSIATGTRTYNWDVSKVNNGTYTVSVTSTNTSGQKKTANQKFTLKKAIAPTIKEMKTSYDTSGNKIKVSFHVNQASTTTVKIVNGKNKVVKTLASNKSIKAGIHSYTWNVGNASDGSYTVSIESVNGSKLKKTATKKFTLYKVKTGTVKATNLNIRQKPNASSKKVGSIPNNKKITIFEKSGAWYKIKYGKVTGYVSVQYVKNVK
- the tagH gene encoding teichoic acids export ABC transporter ATP-binding subunit TagH codes for the protein MEKSVVVKNLTKRYKLYNNKSEKLKDVFFPKDYGEPFYALRNVSFEADHGDVIGFVGVNGSGKSTLSNIIAGIVPPTSGEVLIDGQASLIAVAAGVNNELTGRENIELKCLMLGFTKDQIKVLEPKIIEFSELGKFIDQPVKSYSSGMKSRLGFGISVHTDPDVLIIDEALSVGDKAFADKCLAKMEEFKERGKTMFFVSHSIGQMKQFCQKGIWIEHGQVKMIGSINEVLSSYEEFLKTYNKMSPEEKQAFREKGFES
- a CDS encoding glycosyltransferase family 4 protein, yielding MIYIMLVVCFIASILLTPLVKKLAFKVGAMDKPEQRKVHQKIMPRMGGLAIYISFVIGALVVNPDKAYHYPILIGSVIIVLTGVLDDIYNLSAKIKFLAQTIAAIIVVVWGGVQVEFINLPFGGQLEFGFLDIPITVLWIVGITNAINLIDGLDGLASGVSCIALFTITGMAMIMGNGYVIAISSIVLASTLGFLFFNFYPAKIFLGDTGALFLGYIIAVMSLLGFKNVTLISFIIPVIILGVPISDTFFAIIRRLVNKQPLMAPDKSHLHHCLLNVGFTHRQTVIIIYAMASFFGLVAVIFSMAKVWGAILLIVTVLLVIELIVEKIGLVGKNYKPILKFINDIRYSTDKNR
- a CDS encoding glycosyltransferase, which gives rise to MEVNYTPVFIFKSLNIVRGGLTKAILTRANTLIKYYNQVYILTLSFQPDFEDILQELYSTGRLDKRVQVFNCFHDLSKKVGDNKVDIKEPKNNIIKEEGLYEFIDKGNELPSYRYYKNGVYIKYKRFDKEGRLVFVDYMSESRNRTRRDEYDKNGYLVCSQFMDPINNSPRLKSYYAKNGKCYMTVWIDDYTKKEGRSLLYEPTCHEFKSLYKLFTFWVQEKLEDIENPVAFSDSRFSDGLVLDLKVENIKRVAVLHNNHYSWPYNTRADTKQTWKSFLNRIHEYDKVIFLTNDQKKDIGTLVGNLPTFDVIPHAVPEMKVATVEKYNPKLVVYLARFESQKRIDEAIKAFKYVVKKIPDAQLHIYGFGPQKVKLEALIEELNLKKNIMLQEFTNAASAVYQSASCSILTSDYEGFGMVITESMAVGTPVVSYNCKYGPSDIIRDGIDGFLVPCRNKKKLAEKVVKILSDDDTRNQLSKNALEVNERFNYQKYEERWIRAINS
- a CDS encoding transposase: MTIIRQGSLFDLQELYNLEPTQRFEAIFSSIDIDPIFAVVTKKSRFGRPVKLNYAAMIYSLVARITERISFIKDLVKRLQNDMIFRLDCGFLVSDTIPSEAAYSRMVTILSESNVLEKVQGTLLHQAISEGFISDDTVAIDATHFLAKDGAPPKEEQPKSEPKKRGRKSKEEYEKWLIEKAELEANLPLFDKKIEDQLDIPLADLRAEIPQDPQWGVKKNSEGKNVFWYGFKAHLAVGTSSQYILQSLLSSANLNDGKAAIPLLKGIHERISLSSLLYETMDAGYDFEAVYTQIHRMGHRAVIAYNKRNEPEPIGFDKHFAPTCVREHSYRYDSFEVKYETLKYTRPNECKDCPLANDALCQKVYKVKITTDLRKFTAPARGSQTWKKIFKRRTAVERVNAYLKGYFQLNNVRYRTGKKAKVHFDLVTLVYNASKLAADRLNQMLNQQQVA
- a CDS encoding ABC transporter permease, producing MSSIINVIKEQIDNFHLIRRLSMYELKSSNRNNYLGILWEFINPGIQIAIYWFVFGYVQKRPTVDGANGQEIPFFIWMLAGIVLWFFIYPAITQGSKSIYTRLRMVSRMNFPLSAIPSYVMLSLLYPQLLLMVAVIIIFQFIGYPISIYYIQLPYFLFAAIIFLFSLSLITSTIATIVRDFQMLLQSLMRVLLYVTPILWPVHNLGDTFKFIMKLNPVYYLIEGYRYALLGQGWFIIEHPAITIYFWAVVFLLLTIGSYMHVRFRRHFIDFL